In Topomyia yanbarensis strain Yona2022 chromosome 2, ASM3024719v1, whole genome shotgun sequence, one DNA window encodes the following:
- the LOC131682904 gene encoding uncharacterized protein LOC131682904 codes for MEATVRTILKGTSDSRVRVLAQRNWVNQGDMNSLIAMVRDREMEIFNEDEYQKLNRQSTATVAALSQDQRVQIRRGSGTRFWGTQRERGPFQRGLSRSQGSSQSACWRCASIYHGPANCPNLDKVCHNCNRRGHLARTCSALSRQGIAQKRSHGSDDEEPKPKLAAITQNGDDIDEMVQTKHNVNDVDELTCAAPVFDPLTEEDAYVVGHVAGARVTFFIDSGAQVNTIAKRIWLNMLLNKSIANELHDVCETSDKTLRACASPGEIKVIATFLAKLYISKERPILLEKFYVIEEARSLLSFNTAARYSLLDVGLRVPISECGNIWQCELALVNAVTATPPKEFQNSTFRQFYYTTIRICLPLEMYIRTSQQVLKRWYNKSSMSSCLLELLNQLQTTWIDPFVPRYW; via the exons ATGGAAGCTACAGTCCGTACCATTCTCAAAGGAACAAGCGACAGCCGTGTACGTGTTCTGGCACAACGTAACTGGGTCAACCAAGGTGACATGAATAGCTTGATTGCTATGGTACGAGACCGAGAGATGGAGATTTTTAATGAAGATGAATACCAGAAACTGAATCGTCAAAGCACTGCAACAGTAGCAGCATTATCGCAAGATCAACGAGTTCAAATCCGGCGTGGATCTGGAACAAGATTCTGGGGAACTCAGCGTGAAAGAGGACCGTTCCAGCGGGGACTATCTCGCTCTCAAGGGTCATCCCAGAGCGCATGTTGGAGATGTGCTAGTATATATCATGGCCCTGCCAATTGTCCAAACCTCGATAAGGTATGCCATAATTGTAACCGGCGTGGTCATCTTGCTCGTACATGCTCAGCTCTGTCTCGACAAGGTATTGCACAAAAGCGTTCACATGGATCGGATGACGAAGAACCAAAACCAAAACTTGCAGCGATCACGCAAAATGGTGATGACATCGATGAAATG GTCCAAACAAAACATAATGTCAATGACGTAGACGAGCTAACATGCGCTGCACCAGTTTTTGATCCACTGACAGAGGAAGATGCATATGTGGTTGGCCATGTAGCTGGGGCACGAGTAACTTTTTTTATAGATTCTGGGGCTCAAGTTAATACTATCGCGAAACGAATATGGCTCAATATGCTTCTGAACAAGTCTATTGCAAATGAGCTGCATGATGTATGCGAAACGTCAGATAAAACCTTACGCGCCTGTGCTTCACCAGGGGAAATCAAAGTAATAGCAACGTTTTTGGCCAAACTGTATATTTCCAAAGAAAGACCAATCCTCTTAGAAAAATTCTACGTAATCGAAGAGGCACGATCGTTGCTGAGCTTCAACACAGCAGCAAGGTACAGCCTCTTAGACGTGGGACTACGAGTTCCAATCAGTGAGTGCGGTAATATCTGGCAATGTGAGCTCGCCTTAGTAAACGCAGTGACAGCTACACCCCCAAAAGAGTTCCAAAATTCAACGTTCCGCCAGTTCTACTATACTACAATCAGGATTTGCCTCCCTCTAGAAATGTATATACGCACATCCCAGCAGgttttaaaacgttggtacaacAAAAGCTCAATGAGCTCTTGTCTTCTGGAATTATTGAACCAGTTACAGACGACATGGATAGATCCTTTTGTTCCTCGTTACTGGTAG